AGCTCCCCCAGCAGTCCCGCCTTCACCACAGCAGGGTCTGGCTCAAAAGCATAGGTCAGAAGTTCGTTAACCTCTGGTATTCCGGTCGGTGCTGCTTCACCCGACTTCAGCCTGTAATACATATCCCCTTGCAATACCACAGCCGACCTTTCACACTCCTTCAGAGGCCCGAAGTACAGCGTCAGCCTGTTCAGTTGCCCATCCAGGCTCAGGTACTCCCTTTCACAATCAAAATCGATCCGCTCGGGCGGCATCTGTGGCGGTGCCTCGAAAGCGAAGCTGCCGGTAACATCCCTGTACGCCTCCAGCACCTTTGGTATCCCGGGTCGCAGGTTATCGGTCTGCCGCATATCTTCAGTGGCAGGCCGGGCCGGGTCGCTGAAAATAATGTCGGCATCGGCAAGTTGTTCCATCACCTGCGGCGACAGGGCATCACCCTCAATAAAGGTGATATTGTCAACGCCATACACTCCCGCATTACGGCGGGCGCACTCAAGCCTTTCACCGTCTATATCCACTCCATAGACCCTGCCGCATTCCTCTGCGAAGCAAATGGTCTGCCCCCCGATACCGCAACTGATGTCAGCCAGCACACCGCACGTAAGCCTCCCGGCCCGGTAGCTGGCCACTATTTCAGGCGTGGCGAATCGCACTCCATCACCGCAGGTATATACAGGCTTGCTGAACTTGGGGCTTCTTATTCGTTTCATTGGTCAACCTTAATTGTTTGCTAACTCTACAACTTGCTTATTTGTGTGATTCTCTAAATCTTCTTTATTCAAATAAGACTGATAATCTACCTTTTTAGTCAGAGTATTTTTGATTAATCCTTGATTTGTTTATTTAATTTCTTATCAGTTAAGTGAAGATAATTCTCATTTGAAACAATGGATTTACCTGTTTTTTGCTCTATTTCTTTGCGGGTATTCTTTGCAATAGTACCACCTTCAAGAGCAGAATCTTTGCATTCACTAAATCCCTGCGAATCTTTTGAGATTGTGATGTCTGTTGTTGCTTTTTCGCCAACCATTGTAAGGATCAACTCCCA
The window above is part of the ANME-2 cluster archaeon genome. Proteins encoded here:
- a CDS encoding methyltransferase domain-containing protein; the protein is MKRIRSPKFSKPVYTCGDGVRFATPEIVASYRAGRLTCGVLADISCGIGGQTICFAEECGRVYGVDIDGERLECARRNAGVYGVDNITFIEGDALSPQVMEQLADADIIFSDPARPATEDMRQTDNLRPGIPKVLEAYRDVTGSFAFEAPPQMPPERIDFDCEREYLSLDGQLNRLTLYFGPLKECERSAVVLQGDMYYRLKSGEAAPTGIPEVNELLTYAFEPDPAVVKAGLLGELAAELNIDMSLVKIDARRSLLTSESNIDSPFFKNRYRVIDRVAFDCNSINHSLRKNGVGKAVIRFHVEPDDYWDVRNRIEAGLTGKSTVHLFRITDMMYLLEQVT